CGTGCTCGGCCAGGCGGTCAATGGCGACGAGCGGTATCGCCACCGGATCGGCTACATGCCGCAGGCGGCACGCTTCCCCGAGAATCTGACGGGCGCCGAGGTCCTCGCGATGGTCCGCGACCTCCGGGGCAGCACCGTGCCGCTGGACCAGGGCCTGCTCGAGGGCTTCGCCCTGGGCGCCGAACTCGGCAAGCCGGTGCGGACCCTCTCGGGCGGGACCCGGCAGAAGCTCTCGGCCGCGGTGGCCTTCCTGTTCCGGCCCGACCTGCTGATCCTCGATGAGCCCACCGCCGGGCTCGACCCGGTGGCCAGCGGCATCTTCAAGGAAGCGCTGGCGGCGGCCCGGGAGCGGGGCGCCTCGATCCTCCTGGCCACCCACACCCTCAGCGAGCTGGAGGCGCTGGCCGACGACATCGTCTTCCTGCTCGAGGGACGGGTCTGCTTCCACGGGCCCCTGGCCGACCTGAAGGCCCGGACCGGCTTCGCCAACCTGGAGCGGGCGGTGGCGTCGCTCATGCTGCGGGGGCCGGCGTGAGGACCGCCCGCAAGATCCTCGGCTACCAGCTGCGCGACATCGCCAGGAACCGCTGGGTGCTCGGCTATACGGGGCTGCTGCTCCTGCTCACCGAGGCGCTGTTCCAGCTCGGGGGAGACGCCGGGCGCGTGGTGCTCTCCCTGCTCAACCTGGTGCTGATCCTGGTGCCGCTGGTGGCCCTGGTCTTCGGCACGCTCTACCTCTACTCGGCGCGGGAGTTCATCGAGCTGCTGCTGGCGCAGCCGGTGGGTCGGGGGGCGATGTTCGCGGGGCTGTGGGCCGGCCTGGCGCTCCCGCTGTCCGGGGCGCTGGTCGCCGGGGTGGGCCTGCCCTTCCTCCTGCACCTGGGGGACGGCGCGGCGCCGCTCCGGCCGGCGCTGGTCCTCCTCGGCACGGGGGTGCTGCTGACCCTGGCCTTCACGGCCATCGCGTTCCTGATCGCGCTCTGGTGGGAAGACCGGGCCCGCGGCTTCGGGGTGGCGCTCCTCACCTGGCTGGGCTGCGCGGTGCTGTATGACGGCCTGGTCCTGCTGGTGGTGGCGCTGTTCAGCCGCTGGCCGCTGGAGACGCCGCTGCTGGTCCTCACCCTGCTCAATCCGCTGGACCTCGGGCGGGTGCTGCTGCTGCTCGACTTCGACGTGGCGGCCCTGCTGGGCTACACCGGCGCCGTCTTCCAGCGCTTCCTGGGCACGCCGCTCGGGATGGCGGTGGCCGTCGGGGCGCTGCTGCTGTGGACCGCGGTGCCGCTCGCCCTGGGCCTCCGGCGCTTCCGGCGCCGCGACTTCTGAGGCCCACCCTCCCTGCCTAGCTGATGGTCCGCCGCACGAAGGCCCGCACGCCGACGGCGCCCAGCGCGAGCGTGGCGAAGCCCAGCGCGCCCAGGAAGGCCCACGGCGGCATGTGGGGCAGCTCGGGCGTCAGCGCGGCGCGCAGTCCCTCGCTCATGTAGACCAGCGGGTTGACCAGGACCGCCACCTGCAGCCAGCGCAGCGGGCGCAGCGTGGCCCACGGGTAATAGACGCACCCCAGGAAGGTGATCGGCACCACCACCACGGCGAACATGAGGCCGATCTGCTGGGGCCGGACGATGGTGCCCAGCGCCAGCCCGAGCGCCCCGGCGGTGAGGCTGGCGAGCAGCACCACCGCCACCAGCAGCGGCCAGCTGGTCACGTGCAGCGCCACGGGGGTGGCGGGGATGAACGCCACGAGCGGGAAGACCACGAGCCCGGCGATCACGCCCTGGACGGCGCCCATGACCAGCTTCTGGATGGCCACCAGCTCCACCGGCACCGGGGCGAGGACCCGGTCCTCGATCTCGCGGGTGGCGCCGAGCTCCATCGAGAGCGGGAGTGCCACGCTCGAGATGCCGGTGAACACCATCCCCACCGCCACCAGGCCAGGCACCACCACGGTGGCGTAGTTCACCCCCGCCGCCCCCCCCTGGAAGCCCTGGCCGATGTGGGGGAAGACGTAGGTGAACACGAAGACGAACAGCAGCGGGTTCATCACCGTGCGGGTCATGAGCGGCAGGAAGCCGCGGCGCAGCACCCGGAGGTCGCGCAATACCATCCCCCAGAGGGGCCGCAGGTAGCCGTCAGTCACGGAGCTCCCTTCCGGTGAGCTGGATGAACACCGTCTCCAGGGTGGGGTCGTGGATCGCCACGTCGCGCAGGCCGGCCGGGACGGCAAGCTCGACCAGGCGGGGCAGCAGCCCCTCGCGCGAGGTGGCCAGCACCCGGTACCCGGTGCCGGTCGGGTGCACCTCCCGCACCGCTGGGAGGGCGGCCACCGCCGCGCGGAGGGCCTCGGTGGGCCGCTCCACGTCGAGCTCGATCACCGTCGCGGCGCTCACCCGCTGCTTGAGCTCGGCCGGGGTGCCGGTCACCAGGATGCGCCCGTGGTCCATGATGGCCAGGCGGTCGCTCAGGCGGTCCGCCTCTTCCATGTAGTGGGTGGTGAGGAGCACCGTGATGCCGGCGGCCTTGAGGCCGCGCACCAGCTCCCACAGCGCCAGCCGACTCTGGGGATCGAGGCCCGCCGTCGGTTCGTCGAGGAAGAGCATCGCCGGGCGGTGCGCGATGGCCCGCGCGATCTGCACCCGCTGGGCGAGCCCCCCGACAGGCTCAGCGCCATGCTGGCGCCGCGGTCGGCCAGGCGGAACTGCTCCAGCAGCTCCGCGGTGCGGCGGGTGGCCTCGGCCCCGGAGAAGCCGAAGTAGCGGCAGTGATAGTAGAGGTTCTCGTGGACGGTGCAGGCGCGGTCGAGCGTGTTGTATTGCGGGACCACGCCGATGGACCGCTTGATGGCGGCGCCGTGCGCGGTGACATCACGCCCGCCCACCAGCACCCGGCCGGCGCCGGCGCGCACCCGGGTGGTGCAGATCCCGACGGTGGTGGTCTTGCCCGCGCCGTTGGGCCCGAGCAGGGCGAAGATCTCGCCGGGGGCCACCTCGAGGTCGATGCCCGCCACCGCCTCGATCGGGGGCGGGCCGGGAAAGGTCTTGCGGAGTCCTTCGATCAGCAGCGCCGGGGCCACGCGCCTCCGTTCAGGCCTTCCGGCCCGCGACGTAGGCCAGGCGCGCCCGGACCACCGCCTCGACCAGCGGCCCGGGGCCGAAGCGCACCGGGTCGGTGCAGGGAAGGCCGGTCTCCCGTGCCGCCGCGTCACAGGCGGCGCGGGCGTCAGCCTCGGAGAGGTCGTAGGTATTGAGCGCGATCCCGATGGTGCGGGTGGGATGCACGAACCCGGCGACGGTCTCGTACAGGCGCACGTACTCCGAGAGCGGCGGGATCCGGAGCCACGAGGCCTCGCGGTAGTCCCCGATATACTCGCGCGAGGCCTGGTGGCAGAGGATCAGCGCGTCGGGGCAGGAGCCGTGCAGCAGCCCGCAGGTCACCCCGGAGTACCCGGGGTGGTTCAGGCTCCCCTGCCCCTCCACCAGCACGATATCCGCGTCCGTGCTCCCCTCGAGCACCAGCCACTCGGCCGCGCCGGCGATGAAGTCGGCCACCACAGCGTCGACCGCGAGACCCCAGCCCTCGATCATGATGCCGGTCTGGCCGGTGGCCACGAACCGGGTGCGCAGTCCCCGGGCATTGAGATCCTTCGTGATCTGGAGCTGGCTGGTCATCTTGCCGACGTTGCAGTCGGTGCCCACGGTCAGGATGACGAACGGCTCCACCTCCTTGGCCTTGCCCGAGGCCACCGGCAGGTGCGCCGGGGGCCGCCGCAGGTCGTGGATGACGCGCCCGCGTTCGCGTGCCCGCGCCGCCAGGGCGGGGTCGTCGGCCAGGAAGGTGTGCAGCCCGCTCCAGAGGTCACAGCCGGCGTCCAGCGCGGCGAGCAGCCACCCGCGCCACTCCTCCGGCAGTTTGCCCCCCATGGGCGCGATCCCGATGAGCACCTGGTCGGGCTGGCGGGCCAGGCCCTCCGCCATGGAACCGACCACCGGGATGTCACCGCCGAAGCCGAGGACCTGCTGCACCGTCTGGCCCGCCGTGACGCGGTCCACCACCGCCGCGATCCGGTCGGGGAGGTAGCGGATCACCGAGTTGGCGGTCTTGGAGGTGAGCGGGCCGAACTCGCCGTCGGCCAGGATGAGGAAGCGGGAGCCGTGCATGGGAGCTTGGGGAATGGGGAAGGGGGAGCGGTGCACCGGGGGGCATCCGCCCCCCGCGATCGGGCAGTAAGGTATCACCGGGCCAACCGCGGCGAAACAGGCAACGGCAAAGGGGGTGGCCGAGGCCGCCCCCTTCCCTCCCGGCCCCTGGCTGGCCCCGGACGCCTACTTCTTCTCGTCCTCGTCGTCGACCAGTTCCGCCTCGACGGCCTCGCCGGCGCCCTTGCCGAGCTGCTTGGCGGGGCCGCCGCTGCCCGCGCCGAGCATCCCCATCTTGGCCTTGAGCTCGAGCAGCTGCTGGTCCGGGGCGCCCTTGTACTCCAGCGCCTGGAACTGCTGCAGCAGCTGGTCGCCCTCGAACTCGTTCTGCAGCTCGGCCGCGGCGATGGCCTTGCGCTCCTGCTGCTCGATCTTCTCGGTCATCCGCTCGAACGACTCGAAGGCGGACTTGTCGGACATCCCCGACATCGTCTCCTGGATGCGCTGCTGGGCCTCCGCGCGGCGCGCCCGGGCGATGAGGATGTTCTTCTTCCGCTTGGCTTCCTCGATCTTGTCGTTGAGGCCGCGCAGCGAGGCCTTGAGGTTCTCGGTCTCGGCCTTGTGCTTGACCCAGGTCTCGTGCAGCTGCTGGGCGCCCTGCATCGCCTCGTTGTAGCGCAGCAGCGCCTGCTTGGCGAGGTCGTCCCGGCCCTCCTGCACGGCGAGCATGGCGCGACGCTCCCAGTCCTCGGCCTGCTTGCGCATGGCTTCGGCGTCGGCCTGGAGCTTCTTCTCGTCCGCGATGGCGGAGGCCACCTGCTGCTTCGCCTTGGCCAGCTGGCCCTTCATGTCGGCGATCAGCTGGTTGAGCATCTTCTCCGGGTTCTCGGCCCGCGAGATGAGGTCGTTGAGGTTCGACCGGATCAGCGTGGACAGACGGTCAAAGATCCCCATGCGATGTCACTCCCGGTACGGCGCCAGCGCGCCGAGATGCGTGGCCAGGGCAAGCGTCAGCGAATCGAAGCTCGCCTCGAACTCGTTGAAATCCAGGTTCTCCAGTTCCAGCGTGTCGACCAGGACCACGCGGTCTCCCTCGAGGCCGTAGGCGCCGTGCACCAGGTCGCGGGCGTTGTAGCCGAGCAGCGCCCGGCAGAGTTCCGCCTGCTTCTCGGCGCCGACCGGGAGGGTCATCACGGTCACCCGGAGGATGACCACCGGCGGGGCGAAGTGGACCACCACCTCGGCGCCGGCCGTGGTGCGGACCACCCACAGTCCGGACTCGATCTCCCGCACATCGGCACTGCCGCTGTCGAGGCGGTCGAGGAAGTTCTCGATGTCGTCCTTGGCTCGCATCCACGCCCTCCTTGGGCGGTTCGGGCTACCGGCTCCCCAATCTAATCAGCCCTGCCCCGGCCGGGCCGGGCCCCCCGGGCCGTGCTGGCCTCCCGGAGCAGCCGCTCCAGGCGGTTCACCCGGCCCTCCAGCTCCGCCAGGTCGGCCATCAGCTGGCCGTGGGCCTGGGGGGTGCGGGCCTCGATCCAGCGGGCCACCGCGCGCCCGATCGGCCCCATGAACAGGGCCCAGGAGGCGGTGGCGCCCGCGCCGAGCAGGATCACGACCACGACGGTTTCCATCGGTCGTTACCGGGCCGCTGCCACCGGCTCGGGCGGGGTGTCCGCCGGACGGCCGGGTGCCGGCAGCCCGCGGGCGAGCATCCGTTCCGTGAAGTCCAGCCGCTCCTCCAGCTCGAGCACGCGGTGCTCCACCCCCTGCAGTTCCTCCAGGCGCTGTGCCAGACGCGCGACCTCCGCGTCCGTGCCTGCGGTCCCACCACCGAACAGGCGGCCCATGACCAGCTCCACGGACACCGTCACCGCACGACCGATGGCCCGGCCGAGCGGGCCGGTGGTGACCCCGAGCCCGATCAAGCCGACCGCCAGCCAGAATGCCAGGTCTCCAATGCCGTCGCCCATGGGCTCCTCCTAGCGGGCCGACTCGACGGGCTCGGGCGGCGTGTCCGCCTCGGGGCCCGGCAGCCCTCGTGCCAGCATGCGTTCCGTGAAGTCCAGCCGTTCTTCGAGCTCCTCCACCCGGGCTTCCATGGCCTCCAGGTGGGCCAGCCGCAGCTCGGTTTCCTCCGCATCGGCCCCAGGCGGCACGGGGCGCCGGCGCGACTCGAGGTATGATCCGAGCGCCTGGCCCACCGGGCCGAGAAACATCGCGATCCCCAAGGCGCTGAGCGCCACCCAGAATGCCCCGCTCATGGCCTCGCTCCTCAGCTCCCCGGCAGCCGCGCCTGGTCCTTCTCGCGGGCCTGGGCCAGCATGCGTTCGGTGAAGTCCAGCCGCTCCTCCAGCTCCATCACGCGCTGCTCCAGGTGGTCCACCTCGCCCATGCGCGCCTCGACGGCTTCCCACCGGCCGGAGTCCGTCGGCTCGGCCCCGAGGGCGAGGGCGCGCTTCCGGCGCCAGCCCAGCACGCCGAGAGACGAGGCGAGCAGCACCCCCATGGCGAAGTCGCTGGTCGGGCCGAGGAACATGCTGTCCACGCCGATGCCGAGCGCGAGCGTGACGGCTCCATGCACCAGCACGTCGAACCAGTCGAGCCCGAGAATCCTGTAGCTCATGGCGCCGGCCGCTCCCCGGGCAGCCGGGCCGGTTCCCGCTGCTGCGCCAGCAGCCGCTCGGCAAAGTCGAGCCGTTCCTCGAGCTCCAGCGTCCGTCCCTGGGTGGCCTCCAGCTCCGCCACCCGGTCTTCCAGGGCAAAGATCCGCTCCGCCTGCACCTCACCGGTCGTCTCCCCCGGCGCCTGCTGCAGCGCCCGCTTGCGGCGCAATCCCAGCGCCACCAGCGAGGCCGCCACCACCGTGCCGATGAGGGCCTCCGGTTGTTCCGTGGCCACGCTTCCAGCCACCACGCAGAGCGCGAAGGTCACGCCCGCGTGCAGCAGCAGGTCGAACCAGTCGAGGCCAAGCCCGCGGCGCGCCATCAGCTGCTCCCCTGCCCCGGCAGGCGACCGGCCTCCCGACCCTGGAGCAGCATGCGCTCGGCGAATTCCAGCCGTTCCTCGAGCTCAGCGGTGCGGGCCACCTGGTGCTCCAGCTCCATCAGGCGCCGCTCCAGGTCGCCGCATTCCCCAGGGCCGGTGGCCTGGCCCTCGATCCGCCGGGCCAGGGCCCGTCCAATCGGTCCCAGGGCGACGAACCCGAGGATCCCCGTGATGGCGAGGATCGTGGCCAGGTTCTCGACCAGAAGCCGGGTGATGAGCGGCTCACCCATCGTGCCCGCCGGGAAGGGCCCCGGGCTCCCGCTGCCGGGCGAGCATCCGCTCGGCAAAGTCGAGCCGTTCCTCGAGCTCGGCCACCCGATGCTGCAGCTCCTCGGCGCCCGCGGCGCGGGCCCGCAGCTCATCGAGCTCCGCCGCGATCGCCTGCAGCTCCGGACCGCTGGCCCGCTCGAGCCGGCGGGAGAAGACGTTCACCAGCCGGATCAGGGCGTAGGAGATCGTCCCCGCGCCACCGAAGGCGAGCAGGATCCCCAGGATCTTGGCGACGTCGTCCATCAGTCGCCCCGCGCCAGGCGTTCGGCCTCACGGCGCTGGGACAGCAGCCGCTCGGCGAAGTCCACCCGCTCCTCGAGTTCCAGCATCCGGTGCTGCATCCCCTCGAGCTCCGCCACGCGCTCCCGGAGCTGGTCCAGCTCGGCCCGGGTCTCCGGGTCGAGCCCGGGAGCCCGCCCCTCGAGGCGCCGGCCCAGCGCCCGCATCAGCGGGTAGAGCACGATCGCCGTGGTGGCGAGGAACCCGAGCGCGACCAGCATCGTCACGCCGGGCGGCAGCGTCATCCACGGCGGCAGGATGACCTCCGGCGACTGCACGATCACCGGCGGCATCGGGGGCAGCGGCGGCGCGGCGACCTGCATCAGGCCTCCCCGCCGGGCAGCTGCCCGGCTTCCCGCCCGCGGGCCAGGAGCCGCTCGGCGAAGTCCATGCGCTCCTGCAGGTCGGCCACCTCGGTGCGCAGCCGGTCCACTTCCTCGAGCAACCCCGGGTCCTGGGCGGCCTCGGCGTGCACCCCGCGGATCCGGTCGGCGATGGCGTGGCCGATCTCGGTCTTGGAGAGCAGGAACAGCATCCCGCCGCCGAAGAAGATCAGGATGAACAGGACGCCTTCCATCAGTGACCTCCCGGCAACTGGCCCTCTTCGCGGCGCTGCGCCAGCAGCCGCTCGGTGAAGTCCACCCGCTCGTGCAGCTCCGACAGCTCCCCGCGCACCCGTTCCAGCTCCTCGTACAGCGCCTGGTCGGGTTCCTGGGGAGCCTGGCCGCGGATCCGGTCGGCGATGGCGCGCCCCACCGGGCTGAACGAGATGGCGATCAGCGTGCCGCCGCCGAAGATCAGGATGAGCGCCAGAATGTCTTCCATCAGCCCCCCGGCAGCTGTTCCGGCGCGCGCTGGCGCGCCAGCAAGCGTTCCGTGAAGTCCAGCCGTTCCTGGGTCTCCATCAGCTGGTGACGGAGCTCCTCCATGCCGGCCCGCAGGTCGTCCACCTCGCCCCGCAGGGCGTCGCCGTCTGCCCCGCCCCCGCCGATCCGCCGCGCGAATGCCTGCGCGATCGGCCCAAGGATCTTGACCGCCGTGTAGCCGAGGATCCCCATGATCGGGATCGCCCCACCGATGATGGCGAGCAGCTGCCCCACGCTCGGGCCGTCGTTCACTCCCTGCACCAGGACCAGGGCTGCGGTCAATGCACGTCCTCGCGTTCGGCCTGACCCCGGGTCAGGAGGCGCTCGGTGAAATCCACCCGTTCCTGCGTCTCGGCCAGCGCCTGCTGCAGGCCATCCACCTGCTCGCGCAGCGCGGCGAGTTCCTCCTCCACCTGGGGCGAGAGCGTCACGCCCTTGTAGCGCGCCCGGAGCCCCTGCACGATGGCCCAGGCGATCACCCCGGTGGTGATGATGCCGGTCAGCATCCCGGCGATGGCGACGATGGCCTGTCCCGGATCCATGCGACTATCCCCGCGGCAGCTGGTCGTGCGTGAAAACCTTGCCGATCTCGGACCGGGAGGGGAACACCAGTCCGTCCATGACGAAGAAGCCGATGGGAATCAGCACTTCCGCGCCGCTCATCCAGCCTCCT
The Gemmatimonadota bacterium DNA segment above includes these coding regions:
- a CDS encoding PspA/IM30 family protein, whose amino-acid sequence is MGIFDRLSTLIRSNLNDLISRAENPEKMLNQLIADMKGQLAKAKQQVASAIADEKKLQADAEAMRKQAEDWERRAMLAVQEGRDDLAKQALLRYNEAMQGAQQLHETWVKHKAETENLKASLRGLNDKIEEAKRKKNILIARARRAEAQQRIQETMSGMSDKSAFESFERMTEKIEQQERKAIAAAELQNEFEGDQLLQQFQALEYKGAPDQQLLELKAKMGMLGAGSGGPAKQLGKGAGEAVEAELVDDEDEKK
- a CDS encoding ABC transporter permease, producing MVLRDLRVLRRGFLPLMTRTVMNPLLFVFVFTYVFPHIGQGFQGGAAGVNYATVVVPGLVAVGMVFTGISSVALPLSMELGATREIEDRVLAPVPVELVAIQKLVMGAVQGVIAGLVVFPLVAFIPATPVALHVTSWPLLVAVVLLASLTAGALGLALGTIVRPQQIGLMFAVVVVPITFLGCVYYPWATLRPLRWLQVAVLVNPLVYMSEGLRAALTPELPHMPPWAFLGALGFATLALGAVGVRAFVRRTIS
- a CDS encoding ABC transporter ATP-binding protein, whose protein sequence is MTAVTARGITKRFGRLEALRGVDLTVPAGRITGLVGPNAAGKSTLIKAILGLVRPDAGELSVLGQAVNGDERYRHRIGYMPQAARFPENLTGAEVLAMVRDLRGSTVPLDQGLLEGFALGAELGKPVRTLSGGTRQKLSAAVAFLFRPDLLILDEPTAGLDPVASGIFKEALAAARERGASILLATHTLSELEALADDIVFLLEGRVCFHGPLADLKARTGFANLERAVASLMLRGPA
- a CDS encoding ABC transporter permease subunit, whose product is MRTARKILGYQLRDIARNRWVLGYTGLLLLLTEALFQLGGDAGRVVLSLLNLVLILVPLVALVFGTLYLYSAREFIELLLAQPVGRGAMFAGLWAGLALPLSGALVAGVGLPFLLHLGDGAAPLRPALVLLGTGVLLTLAFTAIAFLIALWWEDRARGFGVALLTWLGCAVLYDGLVLLVVALFSRWPLETPLLVLTLLNPLDLGRVLLLLDFDVAALLGYTGAVFQRFLGTPLGMAVAVGALLLWTAVPLALGLRRFRRRDF
- a CDS encoding DUF1611 domain-containing protein codes for the protein MHGSRFLILADGEFGPLTSKTANSVIRYLPDRIAAVVDRVTAGQTVQQVLGFGGDIPVVGSMAEGLARQPDQVLIGIAPMGGKLPEEWRGWLLAALDAGCDLWSGLHTFLADDPALAARARERGRVIHDLRRPPAHLPVASGKAKEVEPFVILTVGTDCNVGKMTSQLQITKDLNARGLRTRFVATGQTGIMIEGWGLAVDAVVADFIAGAAEWLVLEGSTDADIVLVEGQGSLNHPGYSGVTCGLLHGSCPDALILCHQASREYIGDYREASWLRIPPLSEYVRLYETVAGFVHPTRTIGIALNTYDLSEADARAACDAAARETGLPCTDPVRFGPGPLVEAVVRARLAYVAGRKA